The sequence GACAATGAATATGTCAATTTGACTTATTTTTTATGCATCcatactattattaattttgaattattaaatgaattataaatattttattatatttagttaattGACTGGTGACATTGGTCATAATACATATGATTATAcgagaataataaaaatatttcgtaaatGGTGATTATTCGAATTAGTTGATCATATTATTGAATGTGTTATCTGATCACGAAAATAATTCCATcgtaattattatgtaataattatttttatatgatttaatctGTAGAGTAGCTGAATACTATAATCACATATACGATCACAGTTGAAGAGATGGGATCTTGGTTATTctcatacaaaaaaaatggctaaCGGGTAAACAGATTGGAACACTATGTCAAGCACATACTGTAGGTGTCCAGGTTTGATGGTTTTGTTCAGCTTGGCTGCTATAATTTACATCCTAACCATTATCGATTTCATCAGCTTTGCGTTTATGCGTCAAGGCTGATTCCATCTGCACGGATGTCTGGGAAAATctccataaaaaaaatcatagtTAACACAAGCCTAATAAAAGGTTTTATATTGtgagaaataaatgaaaacaTATAGTTTAGAATctaaatagtttaatttttattattatattaatgtcaattacaaatacatttgttattacttaattattatttattgattaataaaatttcattaaaggTAGAATTAAATCGAAAGAAAATAGTTAATAGAAAGTTTTGAAAGCTAAAAGTAAGAGcgaaaactatagtaaaatagATAATAGTCACACAGGGTAagattacattaattattattattagattaataaaatttcattaaaggtaaaagtaaATCGAAAGAAAATagttgatagaaaattttgaaagctAAAAGTAGAGCGAAAACTATgtaaaatagataataatcACACAGGGTAAGATTACAATATAATAGAACTTAAGGTTCTGATGATCAGAATccgttaaaaattaatggttgaaaaaaagaaatcgtgtaacattttgctaaagtTGGTTTAGCATTCGAATACATCCCAAGAATCTATAGTACCATGAAAGTGCCAACATTTATCCCATCATTATTGAATGGGCCACGCCATTTATCTTCTTCAGTAGACGCACCAACTCTAAAAGCAAGCCAATATGATTGCACGTTATCAGGAACTAGTTATAACCAACATGAGCCCATTCGCCCTGTATGTCAATTGCACCAGAATCACCATGCCAATCAAAGttcccttttttattttctaagaCGGTTGCTGTATTAGTCCATGTACCAGCAGTTACCTTGTTATGTATCCATACGGTATGGTCCGCATACACTTATTTCAATAGAAAGTTATTAGAACAGAtgattattagttattttgtcatgattattaaaaattaccttCAGTGAACGGCGTTAAGACTTGGATAAAAATGATTGCAACGATTATGgtaaaagaaaaggaagatTTCATGGcgaataaactttttttttttcagtagaGCTAGTGAGGAATTTTCCGGAGCCTTTTATTAGACACTTGGCTGATCTCAGTCATGTGAACAAAAATTAGCAATAAATGTTCTCTCCATTCTACTTTCTGTTTTATCCCTTAATATAATACGGAGAATGATGCAAATCTGAATGATCATGTTAGATGATTGAATAAATGACAATGGCagattgatttattataaacaactATAAGTAAAATCATTAGCTGAGGTACTTAGAAAATGTAggtgataatgataataacaaaagttataatgaaaatatctaaataaaaaaggacCGCATGTTTCCAAAAGTCTCTGATACCTTCTTTCTAATTCATGGTTGGCCTTTGGTCGGCCTTTATTATGGGTTTAATATACGTCGTAAACTAGAGCTGTGACCCGCCAGAATTCAGTAAATCAATATTCGAGTATTCCTGGTAATCCTTAGGATGCTAATAATCCTTATTGATTTGCGATCGGATCATACCTAAATAAAAAAGGCTTAGCGGGTATTACTCGTTTTATACTTTACCATATATGACCCGAGTAATATCCTGGTATGCTctggtaaataattttataaaatttaaaagtttaacgcatttttattgttaaatttgaaaacaatacatttttgtaattttatggttactgtaaatttaataaaaaaataaaattgttcttTACTTCACTAccactattttaataaaatatcatttactTATTTCAACTTTTTTCCGTTAGTAGccttaattaaaattaaaatacattaataaaatgagtATGTTTATTTTGGAAAGTAAGATTCAGATTACTGCAAGTTTATTCTCACCATATGGAGGGCGAATATTAATCAACTGCTGTTCCGCCTtaaaaagagttttttttttaatatatttgctCATTTTCTATTTCGGATCATCTATAGAGACTGCCGATAAAAGATTTTCCAGTTAACTGTTGATGAATTTTTCCAGGACCTGAGCAATATAGATAACAAGAAAggtcaaaaaatttataatagcTCTACGCAaggtttttattaatcaaactCAACATGTGAATTCGGGTCTGGTACAAAATCCCGAATGTCAAAATCCCGAAAATCCCGAACCGGGCAGCATTATGCTTAATGTTGGCCAATATTTCGGGATTTCGTACCATTCGGGATTTTGACATTCGGGATTTTGTACGGATCCCGTGAATTCACTAATTGCCTAAAAATAAGCAATCAAATCATATGcccttataaaattttttagtacgaaaaatcacaataataaaatacgttgataatttctaattattgtcattttattttcattttatcaattaGCGATacatttcatcatttttcaaTAATGTCATCACAACCAAAATATTCATCACATTCCCTATTAGCTTAGTATACTACCATCAATTAAAACATTGTTTCTGAGATATGATGTCACTAATAGAAATGTTATtaagaattttcataattaaatattgccCAATTTAtccacaaaataaaaaaaataagcaatcaTAACATATGACTTATTGAAAATCCTgccaaaattaagcaaataaagaatatgacGTTAGCAATAAATATCgttaattttaagtaaatataaCCTGTCAAAACGGCATGTGGCTAAGCAAATAATATTGTTCCCTATGGTATCAGGGCATTTCACTGAAGGCTGTTTCGCCGAAACCCATTTTGCCAAAGCCATTCGCCGAAGAATGTTTCGCCGAAGGGACGTTTTGCCGAAGAGACGTTTTGCCGAAGAGACGTTTCGCCGAAGCTATTTCGCTGAATAGGTTATTTTGCCGAATGGACATTTGCcgaaacattatttattacatttgtttattttattgtttttttacaCCTATGATTAAGCCACTTTTCATCATCAATTAGCTAATCTTCAAATAAATGTACAGATCCCAAATAAACTACAGTATATACAGAGGGCGGCCACTGGGCGGCCAATGTTATACGGACAGTTAAAGATATTTCAGTATCTagtgattaaaattttatgaatttatattcattatattgaTCTCATTGAGAGGATTcgaatgataataaaatcgtCTTTGCATGATCAATATTCAGTGTACAATTACGCTTTAAAAGATTTAGACGTTTACTATGATATTTTTTGATGCGATAATTGGATTTTCATGATCTTTATCTCATTGTATTCACCTCATCGAGACGATCCAAATGATGTAAATATATATCGATTGGGTCAATATTGACcgaattacaatatttttatttttttgaatttttaactaattattatactagttgtacaaattaaaaaaattctgaaaagtATGAAGTGTAAgagtttgtttattataactgtaagtataaatttatattacattaacaAGAGGTCATTTTCATGGGGTAGGTGaaagttattgtaaaaaaaaatgaccaatttataaatatgcaAATTGTTGATCTCccttttataaataagcttcgttaaaataaataaattaataaaatgaataaacaaatgatgttttctatttataatgaGTAAATTAAGTATAGAGAAATGACAGATTTCGgtttattataagttaaaatagtaaaatagtaaaaatttaaggGAATTACTAAACGTCGCCTAGGTGATTGTTGCCtggggtttttttttcaaatatgtcacatgatgtacAATATACAGTTCACCCTCGCTATAGTGAAGCTCATGGGCTGAAGGTTAAGATTCACTATAGTAAGGGATTCACTATAGCGAAGGTGAACTgtattaagaattattatttatatagaaaatccGTACCTGAGCTTTTCTTTACTATAGCAAATTattcactatataaaaattcactatagcGAGGGAGAACTGTATagagtaaatttattgatcGGTTGACAGCTGGTTTTTTTAACTTAGCTAaatttttgattggctaaacttaaaattttatcgcaaaagatatttttaaaaaaaaaaaatttttgcaaacatatttattcaaaataatcttatccaatgaaattttatttgcaaatattaaaatttattatatagtttaatagtaaatagtatattagccctataaaaaaaattctggaaaaaactccggtaaatgatcatttttctaatttttattccgaagaaactcagacacgtgatcatttttccgaaaaattttttatagggtagcGTAACCTATTGTAGAATTGGCGGACTCAcaaagtataattattatattactagtatactttattaaatgaaaaatttattatgaaaggtgagtttaaataataaatttattaaaatataaagaaataaatgccAAAAATAGATTCAATTACAACTTTcatatcaaataatgaaacacgaatttttattttaattttcttatttatttaaaagaatatctaTGTGTTCTTTGGCTTTTTGACATCCATTTTCTATTGCCTTcttataacaatagattgcattatctaaatttttttctactcCTTCGCCTTGTTCATATAAAAATGCAAGACTTCTTTGCGCATCAACATTTCCTCCTATTGCagctattttatataattcaaatgccctTACTTTATCTATATCAGCTCCAAATCCTTTCTCATAGCAATATCCTAATTTATATTGAGCATCAACAAATCCTTGGTTAGCAGACTTTTTATAGAACTCAAATGTTCTAATACTACATTTCCATACGCCTTTGCCCAATTCATAACATTcacctaatttatataatgcaaatttattatcatcttcTGCAGCCTCatgataccaatgaaaaatttgatttaagtCGTTTAATGTTTCTATatcatttttaccaaaataattttgtacaTAATTATCTTCAGTTGCCTTGCTATATGTTTCAAatcctttttctttgttaactGCAGTTCCAATACCTTTTACgtaacaatatccaagttgaAAAATTGCACTTATATATCCAGCATTAGctgattttttgtaaaatttaaatgctttcacaaaattttgtttaacacCTATTCCAAGTTCATAAAAActacctaaattatattgtgctacttcatttccattttctgctgctttattACACCAGTAAATAGCTTTCTCTAGATTCTTTTCTATTATCTCACCATTTAGATACAAAATTACGAGAACATTTTGTGCAGAAATATGTCCTTTTTCAGCAGctgttttatataattcaaatgctttcgtttcattaatttcagttccaactccaacattataataatatccaagtaaTAATTGAGCATTTAAATGGCCTTGATCTGCAgctaatttacataattcgaatgcttttgttttattaacttcagttccaattccaaaattataacaatatccaagttgaTAATTAGCATCTAGATGGCCCCTATCAGCAGCTATTTTATATAGTTCGaatgcttttattttattaacttcgGTTCCGATtccaaaattataacaatttccAAGTCGATAATGAGCATCTAGATGGTCTTTTTCAGCagctattttatataatttatatgcttttgttttattaattttagttccAACTccaacattataataatatccaagtaaTAATTGAGCATTTAAATGGCCTTGATCTGCAGCTATTTTACATAATTCGAAtgcttttgttttattaacttCGGTTCCAATTccaaaattgtaaaaatatgcAAGTCGATAATGAGCATCTAAATGGCCTTGATTTGCAActattttatatgattcaaatgcttttgttttatcaacttcagttccaattccaaaaTCATAACAATTTCCAAGTTGATAGTGAGCATTTTGTTGGCCTTCATTTGcagcaattttatataatacaaatgcttttattttatcaaattcagttccaatttcaaaattataacaatatttaagTCGGTTATAAGCATCTAAATGACCGTTTTCAGCAGCTATTTTATATAGTCCAAAtgcttttgttttattaatttcagttccaattccaaaaTCATAACAATTTCCAAGCCGGTAATGAGCATTTAAATGCCCTTTTTCAAcaactattttatataattcatatgcTTTTGTTCCATtaatttcagttccaattccaaaaTCATAACAAGATCCAAGCAAATATTGTGCATCTAAGTGGCCTTTATTTGCagctattttatataatttgaatgcTTTTGCTTCATCAgcttcagttccaattccataattgtaacaatatccaagttgGTATTGAGCATCTAAATGGTCTTTTTTAGCagctattttatataatttaaatgcttttgttttattaatttcagttccaattccaaaattataacaatatccaagttgaTAATAAGCATCTAAATGGCCTTTCTCAGCAGCCAATTTGTATAATTCAATTGCTTTTACTCCATTAagttcagttccaattccaaaaTCATAACAAGATCCAAGTCGGTATTGAGCATTTAAATGGCCTTTATCTGCAgccattttatataattcaaatgcctttgtttcatcaatttcagttccaattccaaaaTTGTAGCAATATCCAAGTTGATATTGAGCATCCAAATGGTCTTTTTCAGCagctattttatataattcaaatgcttttatttTGTTAACCTCTGTTCCAATTCcaaaatcataacaatatccaagttgaTATTGAGCATCTAAGTGATCTTTTCTTGcagcaattttatataattcatatgcTTTTGTTTTATCAACTTCAGTTCCGATTCCAAGATTGTAGCAATGTCCAAGTTGATATTGAGCATTTAAATGATATTCTTTTGCagctattttatataattcaaatgcttttgttttatcaacttcaattccaattccataATTGTAGCAATATCCAAGTTGATATTGTGCATCTAAGTGGCCTTTATCTGCAGctgttt is a genomic window of Rhizophagus irregularis chromosome 7, complete sequence containing:
- a CDS encoding uncharacterized protein (SECRETED:cutsite_VYA-DH; SECRETED:prob_0.9497); SECRETED:SignalP(1-27), producing MKSSFSFTIIVAIIFIQVLTPFTEVYADHTVWIHNKVTAGTWTNTATVLENKKGNFDWHGDSGAIDIQGEWAHVGYN